A stretch of the Bacillota bacterium genome encodes the following:
- a CDS encoding YbaK/EbsC family protein, whose amino-acid sequence MDVHAKVQAWLNQFDLGLKIIDTPENTATAELAAEALGTEVGQIAKSLLFRIGDDEYAMVVTAGDVKVRSGKLKAVVGSKPRMASVKEVQKVTGYSIGGVCPFDLPAESKIKILLDKSLARFPVVYAAAGSDHSAVGVTLEQLEQITGGTVADVTE is encoded by the coding sequence TTGGACGTACATGCCAAGGTTCAGGCCTGGCTCAATCAGTTTGATTTGGGCCTGAAGATTATCGATACGCCGGAGAATACGGCTACAGCCGAACTGGCGGCTGAAGCCTTGGGAACAGAAGTAGGCCAAATAGCCAAGTCACTCCTGTTCCGAATTGGCGATGATGAATACGCCATGGTAGTAACAGCCGGTGATGTAAAAGTAAGGTCTGGTAAGCTTAAAGCCGTTGTCGGCAGCAAGCCGCGCATGGCAAGTGTTAAGGAAGTACAAAAAGTTACCGGTTACTCCATCGGTGGCGTCTGCCCCTTTGATCTGCCAGCGGAGAGCAAAATCAAGATTTTGCTAGATAAAAGCCTGGCCCGATTTCCAGTGGTCTACGCCGCCGCCGGCAGCGATCACTCGGCTGTAGGTGTCACTTTAGAGCAACTGGAGCAGATTACCGGCGGAACCGTAGCCGACGTAACCGAATAG